The DNA segment CTGACTTAAATAAGCAGGTAATACAAAGTATTTCTTATACATTTGTGTTAATATATTATGTAATATGTGTATCTAAAACTTTTATAGTCTGACCAGAAACCAAAACCACAACCGCGATCGAAAATGCCAATGAATGATTCTCAGCTTCCAGATTTGCCAGCTGTACCATCGGATAACGATTTACCATTAAATAATCCATCTACAAGCGAAGACATTGATTTCGTTGATTTAATGAAACGCTTTGAAGATTTAAAGAAAAGGAAATAGTTTCTTGTCTTTCTAAAGATatatttcaaatgtatgtatcATAATACGGCTATTGTAGCTACAACTAAAAACAAGAAATTCTActttaatataatatagtattatGATATTATGAATATCTCTATTTAATATAATAATGCTAAACATATTTTATTTGCAATCttttttaagaaaaaaatttatATGTAGCTTTAGTTCCAAACATATTATGTCAATTTCATCAAAagttaaatatattttaatttttaaatatatctaatatataaatattcatattttaaaataATTGATACTCTTCACTTTCAGATTCTTATTTAACATTCATTAAATGTTTATGGCAATGGCTTATAAAAAATACCGTCAATTTACTTCAgtctacatttttttttaacatttcgCATTATTGCAAAATGAAAAATTTCGCAATGGAAGTTTACAATACTGCTGTACTACACATACATATGACGCATTACTGTCACACTGAAAGTACTAGAAACATGTCATATTAAAATGATATATACAATATTTTCTGTCActctaatttttaataaaaaacagTCTCCTTGTAGTATTGGAATGTTTCGTAGATATAAATTACAATATTGCTGCAAGTTAGTAAATTGCAATAAATGAAGCAAGAAATGTTTAAAATATTGTTTGTAAATATTGTAAACATATACAAACTTCTGCACGATGTACATTATCAATCACAAACTGAACAATTTTAATGTAGAGTGCTTccagaaaaaaattaatttttaatgtaattaaaatttgtacaaaaaCCATTTTTGCTTAAAATAAGTaacaatataattttatattgttttataaAAAGGATATTCTTTCATAATCTTTGTTTCGCAATATTGTAATTTAATAGTTTGTAGAAAGCTAtttgtaaaaaaatatatatatatatataaaataatagttCGCAAAAAGTTAGTGTTCACAGACATTGTAATAAAATATTTACAAGCTTTTTTCAAAATGCCTTTATTGTTTTGTATGCATAAATATGTACACACAAATACAATATTGTTATTGTATACACGAAGTTTTAATATCTTTAAATAGTAAGTAGCATGAAATAGTTCTTTCTTCTTTAATTTTTCCAATCTTCACAGTTCTAAAATTCAATttatgtaattaatattatataattgttGCTTATATTAAAAGATACTCACTTGCTGACCCTTTTCAGCCAAACATGTTAATAGATTTTGCGAAAATTCACATTTTTCTTGTTTGTTCGATTCCAAATATCGAAAACATTCTATGATTGACTCTTCTACAAAATCCTTCAATTCAGGATCTTGAATATTTTGGCTCATCAATGGAATTACTTGATCTTTATCTGGAAATCCCTTTTGATCTACCTATTACATATTGAGTAATAAACAGTATTacttatttaaataaaataattgctCCCTATTTTAATTTGCAAATTATAATAATACTTACAGCATTCAATTCATTGAAGAAACATTGTATGATGCACTACAATAAATTCAAGTTCAGAATTGTCAACGTGGAATGCAAAATCTTGCAAacaaattgtaagatataaaattcgagCGAAACTTGCTATTCTTACCGCAGATTCTCGACCGGTATTGTTATTAAAATGCTTATCTTCGTTATTCATATCTGCATTATTAAAATGCATATCTTCGTTATTCATATCTGCATTATTAAAATCGCTTCTTCTATTATGTGCATTCCACAAATCCCGATCGTTAGACATGCGAGTATCCCTTACATTTCCATTAATTGAATGATTAGACGAATAATTATTCATATTGCTATTCTTGTCTGAATTTCTGTACTCATATACACACGAACAATTTACTATATACTTACGTATGTACAATTAAAACTTAACGATAAAAATAGATGACAAATAATAGACAATAATATCGGTATATCGATGAAGGGTACATTCAACgaaaaatttctatttttctaCTTGTTGATCActttttaatataaaataattatattgaTTTAATGTGCTTTACCAATATACCGACGGCAAATGTAAtacatataattattatttaaacgaaaaataatttatttaagtTCGCACCCGTATCTTTGATTACTGTTAGATTGATTATACGAGCGTCTATCGTTCTTTTTGTTGAGGAAATCTTTATCGTACATATATTCCTCGGAACTGGAATCACTTTCTGAACTACTATCTTCCATAGACATAGAATCATCTGCGCTTAAACCAGCATAGCGGTTTTTACATATCTTCAGCACTTTTTGAAATTGTGCGTCCATTTGTTGGTTTCCAGAACGACATCTTAAAGACTGAAAATATATTCCTCTACTTTTTAAATTAATAACGTTAAACGGAACATTTCAATGTTAAAAAGTTTACGTAGCAAATAACATATTATACAAAATAAATGTACGGTTTTTAAATCAACTTACTGCTCCATTGTGAAAGAATAGTAAAGCGGTATAACACAAGATAAATGGAACAAAACTGTCCATGGTTTACACTGATGTTACATCGATTTAACTTACAACTGTTGGAAGCGCGTTCTCTTCCGACcaaatatataaacgaaattaACAGGAAAAGATGGTGACGTTAATTGCATATCATTCTATCTTTGAAAAGAATTTGAGTTCAGTGGACGTTTCGGTGACACGTTGTATCCTGAATTATTTGCTTCCGGTCAAACAGCAAATTGTGTAATTCTAATTGAAATGAACATCAGAATTTTTATTGTCCCCGCGAAACCATTCTCGTAATCAGGAAAATCTATTTCACAACGCTCGATgaagataattaataataaaattatgtcatttctatgcgaaAGTTATgtatgctttttttttttatttaaaagtcTAGAAATATAATGTAAAAAAGATAGATAAGTGTAGGCAAGTATATTATAATAAATGTAGTTTGCCGCCATTTACCTTGACCAATAGTTTCAATCGTAATCTCGTAGAAAAGAAGTAGAGGGGAAAATGAAAGAGAGAGGAAGTATGAAAGCGCTCGAGAAACAAAATTAAGACAGTGATGCTTGTGAGAATTTTATAAGAGAATTGTTGTTCTTCTGCGTACCGGAAAGCGAAAATGCACGTTAAATTTTTTGTAAGTAACGATTTTTCTTCATTAAAATTTTGCGAACGAAAAAAATATTTTCGAAAACCTACAAGTGCCTTTGAGATCaaattttttcttttaaatctTTCAAGTTTAAAAACTTCAACCCAAATGTGAAAGACAGAGAAAAACGTCTATCAATTTCCAGGACTGTCGTTATTTTTACTAgcagaaagaaaagaagaaattttGTCCAATTTTTATGAAGTCCCTGAAAATCCTACGACAAAAGACAATGCAAACGTAACATGCAGTGGCGTGCAGTCCATGGAACCTGTGGAAGCGCCGCTTCTCTTGTATTTTCTAAAATATGAATAATAAATGCATATCGTCCGACTATTTCTGTTGGGATATTTATGCTGCGtctattttagaatcaaaataaataaactgtttaTTTCTAGCATTTTTAGTATTTGTTTGAAACTTGTATGGAAAGACAGCTTCCCCATCAACAAATGCCACCGCACGCCACTGGTAATATGACTACATTCGATCCTGAAAGAGCAATGAACCACAAAAGCGCGTGAAAGCGAAACAAATTGAGGATGTATTTGTATCCAAGAATGTCAACTGATATTACGAATATACAATTCGAGCTGATATTTAGAAACAATttaaaaatgtatttttatatattgtatTATTATTCATCGCTTCTATTTGTTGCCACCTCATTTAGTTTTTGACGAATGCGATTCTTACGTTCGCCATCGATATTCCATGGGCCAGTAATCACCAATACCACGCAGAAGATCGGGAATTATCATCAAATGGCAAACATGATGCAAGATTAATAGAAAGAAAACATAACGATCAATTGCGAGTACAGAAAACTAAAAGGGAGAAATTTGTAGCGAACAAACATGTTAAAACACAAAGGGAGGATATAGATCCTTGGAATAGCGAACAATTGCGTACAAAGAAAACTGGTAAAAAAGACAAATCGGTGACGAGTAAACGTAGTGAAACCATGCAGGAGAGAGATACGAATCCTTTGAATTTATCAGAAGATACAGATCGAGTACAATTTCAAATAGAAGGTCACGAAGGACCACAAACGTATATTTTTGGATTTGATACTGGATATGGGTAAATAGTAGTAGCTCGAGTCTAAAAACTAAATATTAATTTCGTTCAAGCATGAAATTTAAAGAAAACTAATACAATAACTTTATtttgaaattaaattaatttcatttcGTATATATGATCGAAATATAATTCGGAGatacaataaataattaaaaaacgaTCGTTCCGCACATGacaataaataattatttcaccTATCGTTTTTAAAAATTAGATTCATTTATTATTATACAAACATTCTTGATTTATGTTTTGTATGCACATCCATTTACATATTAAAAATCGTACCATAT comes from the Xylocopa sonorina isolate GNS202 chromosome 1, iyXylSono1_principal, whole genome shotgun sequence genome and includes:
- the Obp59a gene encoding odorant-binding protein 59a; this encodes MDSFVPFILCYTALLFFHNGASLRCRSGNQQMDAQFQKVLKICKNRYAGLSADDSMSMEDSSSESDSSSEEYMYDKDFLNKKNDRRSYNQSNSNQRYGNSDKNSNMNNYSSNHSINGNVRDTRMSNDRDLWNAHNRRSDFNNADMNNEDMHFNNADMNNEDKHFNNNTGRESACIIQCFFNELNAVDQKGFPDKDQVIPLMSQNIQDPELKDFVEESIIECFRYLESNKQEKCEFSQNLLTCLAEKGQQNCEDWKN
- the LOC143428438 gene encoding uncharacterized protein LOC143428438 — protein: MHVKFFFLTNAILTFAIDIPWASNHQYHAEDRELSSNGKHDARLIERKHNDQLRVQKTKREKFVANKHVKTQREDIDPWNLSEDTDRVQFQIEGHEGPQTYIFGFDTGYGKNRQYRLEERHRDGTIKGQYGYYDAKGKLRRVHYVASPFDGYTEIHHESNIKKINK